In Drosophila nasuta strain 15112-1781.00 chromosome 2R, ASM2355853v1, whole genome shotgun sequence, a single genomic region encodes these proteins:
- the LOC132787380 gene encoding protein phosphatase PP2A 55 kDa regulatory subunit isoform X1, with product MGRWGRQSPVLEPPDPQPPPIPPRTFMRQSSITKIGNMLNTAININGTKKPQSNGEASWCFSQIKGALDDDVTDADIISCVEFNHDGELLATGDKGGRVVIFQRDPASKTSNPRRGEYNVYSTFQSHEPEFDYLKSLEIEEKINKIRWLHQKNPVHFLLSTNDKTVKLWKVSERDKSFEGYNTKEENGLIRDPQNVTALRVPSVKQVPLMVEASPRRTFANAHTYHINSISVNSDQETFLSADDLRINLWHLEVVNQSYNIVDIKPTNMEELTEVITAAEFHPTECNVFVYSSSKGTIRLCDMRSAALCDRHSKQFEEPENPTNRSFFSEIISSISDVKLSNSGRYMISRDYLSIKVWDLHMETKPIETYPVHEYLRAKLCSLYENDCIFDKFECCWNGKDSSIMTGSYNNFFRVFDRNSKKDVTLEASRDIIKPKTVLKPRKVCTGGKRKKDEISVDCLDFNKKILHTAWHPEENIIAVAATNNLFIFQDKF from the exons atgGGTCGTTGGGGTCGTCAAAGTCCAGTCCTGGAGCCGCCAGATCCGCAGCCACCGCCTATTCCGCCCCGTACATTCATGCGACAATCAAGTATTACAAAAATTGGCAACATGCTCAACACGGCAATCAATATTAACGGCACTAAAAAGCCGCAAA GTAATGGAGAGGCCTCCTGGTGCTTCTCACAGATCAAGGGCGCCTTAGATGATGATGTCACCGATGCGGATATCATATCCTGCGTTGAATTCAATCATGACGGCGAGCTGTTGGCCACGGGCGACAAAGGCGGTCGCGTCGTCATCTTTCAG cGTGATCCCGCCTCGAAAACCTCCAATCCTAGACGCGGTGAATACAATGTCTACTCGACATTCCAATCGCATGAGCCTGAATTTGATTATCTCAAATCGCTGGAAATCGAGGAGAAAATCAATAAGATACGATGGCTGCATCAAAAGAATCCCGTGCACTTTCTGCTCTCCACCAATGATAAAACGGTGAAATTGTGGAAAGTGAGTGAGCGCGATAAGTCGTTTGAGGGCTATAACACGAAAGAGGAGAATGGTCTCATCAGAGATCCACAAAACGTAACCGCCTTACGAGTTCCTTCTGTAAAGCAAGTGCCGCTAATGGTTGAGGCTTCACCACGTCGGACTTTCGCCAATGCACACACCTATCACATCAATTCAATTAGCGTTAATTCGGATCAAGAGACTTTCCTATCAGCCGACGATTTGCGTATCAACCTCTGGCATCTGGAGGTGGTTAATCAGAGTTACAATATTGTTGACATCAAGCCAACCAATATGGAGGAGCTGACGGAGGTCATAACCGCAGCTGAGTTCCATCCGACCGAATGCAATGTATTTGTATACTCCAGCTCCAAAGGGACAATACGATTATGTGATATGCGATCAGCGGCACTTTGTGACCGTCACAGCAAGCAATTTGAGGAGCCTGAAAATCCAACGAATCGCAGTTTCTTTAGTGAAATAATCAGCTCCATAAGTGACGTTAAGCTGAGCAACTCGGGTCGCTATATGATCTCCAGAGACTATTTAAGCATCAAAGTTTGGGACTTGCACATGGAGACAAAACCAATTGAGACCTACCCG GTTCACGAATACCTACGTGCCAAGTTGTGCTCGCTCTATGAGAACGACTGCATCTTTGACAAGTTTGAGTGCTGTTGGAATGGCAAGGATAGCTCTATAATGACGGGCAgttacaacaattttttccGCGTATTTGATCGAAATTCGAAAAAAGATGTCACTCTCGAGGCATCCAGGGATATTATTAAGCCCAAGACGGTGCTAAAACCGAGAAAAGTTTGCACTGGCGGCAAACGAAAGAAGGACGAGATCAGCGTTGATTGTCTCGACTTCAATAAGAAAATCTTACATACCGCTTGGCATCCCGAGGAAAATATTATAGCTGTGGCCGCGACTAATAACCTGTTCATATTTCAGGATAAATTTTAG
- the LOC132787380 gene encoding protein phosphatase PP2A 55 kDa regulatory subunit isoform X2: protein MAGNGEASWCFSQIKGALDDDVTDADIISCVEFNHDGELLATGDKGGRVVIFQRDPASKTSNPRRGEYNVYSTFQSHEPEFDYLKSLEIEEKINKIRWLHQKNPVHFLLSTNDKTVKLWKVSERDKSFEGYNTKEENGLIRDPQNVTALRVPSVKQVPLMVEASPRRTFANAHTYHINSISVNSDQETFLSADDLRINLWHLEVVNQSYNIVDIKPTNMEELTEVITAAEFHPTECNVFVYSSSKGTIRLCDMRSAALCDRHSKQFEEPENPTNRSFFSEIISSISDVKLSNSGRYMISRDYLSIKVWDLHMETKPIETYPVHEYLRAKLCSLYENDCIFDKFECCWNGKDSSIMTGSYNNFFRVFDRNSKKDVTLEASRDIIKPKTVLKPRKVCTGGKRKKDEISVDCLDFNKKILHTAWHPEENIIAVAATNNLFIFQDKF from the exons ATGGCCG GTAATGGAGAGGCCTCCTGGTGCTTCTCACAGATCAAGGGCGCCTTAGATGATGATGTCACCGATGCGGATATCATATCCTGCGTTGAATTCAATCATGACGGCGAGCTGTTGGCCACGGGCGACAAAGGCGGTCGCGTCGTCATCTTTCAG cGTGATCCCGCCTCGAAAACCTCCAATCCTAGACGCGGTGAATACAATGTCTACTCGACATTCCAATCGCATGAGCCTGAATTTGATTATCTCAAATCGCTGGAAATCGAGGAGAAAATCAATAAGATACGATGGCTGCATCAAAAGAATCCCGTGCACTTTCTGCTCTCCACCAATGATAAAACGGTGAAATTGTGGAAAGTGAGTGAGCGCGATAAGTCGTTTGAGGGCTATAACACGAAAGAGGAGAATGGTCTCATCAGAGATCCACAAAACGTAACCGCCTTACGAGTTCCTTCTGTAAAGCAAGTGCCGCTAATGGTTGAGGCTTCACCACGTCGGACTTTCGCCAATGCACACACCTATCACATCAATTCAATTAGCGTTAATTCGGATCAAGAGACTTTCCTATCAGCCGACGATTTGCGTATCAACCTCTGGCATCTGGAGGTGGTTAATCAGAGTTACAATATTGTTGACATCAAGCCAACCAATATGGAGGAGCTGACGGAGGTCATAACCGCAGCTGAGTTCCATCCGACCGAATGCAATGTATTTGTATACTCCAGCTCCAAAGGGACAATACGATTATGTGATATGCGATCAGCGGCACTTTGTGACCGTCACAGCAAGCAATTTGAGGAGCCTGAAAATCCAACGAATCGCAGTTTCTTTAGTGAAATAATCAGCTCCATAAGTGACGTTAAGCTGAGCAACTCGGGTCGCTATATGATCTCCAGAGACTATTTAAGCATCAAAGTTTGGGACTTGCACATGGAGACAAAACCAATTGAGACCTACCCG GTTCACGAATACCTACGTGCCAAGTTGTGCTCGCTCTATGAGAACGACTGCATCTTTGACAAGTTTGAGTGCTGTTGGAATGGCAAGGATAGCTCTATAATGACGGGCAgttacaacaattttttccGCGTATTTGATCGAAATTCGAAAAAAGATGTCACTCTCGAGGCATCCAGGGATATTATTAAGCCCAAGACGGTGCTAAAACCGAGAAAAGTTTGCACTGGCGGCAAACGAAAGAAGGACGAGATCAGCGTTGATTGTCTCGACTTCAATAAGAAAATCTTACATACCGCTTGGCATCCCGAGGAAAATATTATAGCTGTGGCCGCGACTAATAACCTGTTCATATTTCAGGATAAATTTTAG
- the LOC132787387 gene encoding protein Skeletor, isoforms B/C, translating to MVYINISNRVALCDCCDCAVNRRVTAVPGQRRLPNMQLLCAFVAIILFCFPVASNAEGDDEDGPYRGKYLGKLNSYHHQVSGDVYAVNEFTFLITGFNYDGNGADTFFWSGASNRPGPQGFIVPDEYGKTNILDRYHNKDFTLTLPDRKKMTEIKWLAVYDLNNQNNFGDVYIPEDFEPPTTQTGGTFSKRSHNVSSTSIEILDSKTIRIKDFTYDGLGKRTFFWTGVGAQPSSRGSKIPDERGYLDPIRKYNKEVIELELPGDKTIFDIDWISVYDVADNENYGHVLIADGLNVPPSLVKITPYEFSLPNCRQLHKDLQISWEVFGPQITFQLSGQVAKMDYMSFGISGSDVSSQMIGADVVVAYLDDIRGYTVDYNITSLAPCVKVLGQYKGVCRDDVVGGLDSFQLNTYSRKDGINTISFRRTLKSADDGDKEIFLDRSNYVVWALGQLDSNNEPAFHTYYPKSDIIIDFNTTEPVNDCFSFTKRLVTQVQLWERTRITDPTVRTFNAYLGPSGGMRGYQGLTGHVSSGLAWYINGHMIPELYLKRGLTYTFQVRGGNNPHSPEHYHPLVITDEPQGGFDRLSDAKQSEIRVLAGVEFTRRGQPKPTAAGPLCLSRYPENYDRRLDDNFATFKKFNRSLLNTCSSEPPALLEITPNITWPDTVYYNSFTHSNMGWKIHIVDSYSNLRNTCERTFRGRTMLATLIVPSLLLLLANPLSWY from the exons ATggtttatattaatatatcaaatcgAGTCGCACTTTGTGACTGTTGCGACTGCGCTGTTAATAGGCGTGTTACAGCTGTTCCGGGTCAGCGACGGCTTCCAAATATGCAACTACTTTGTGCGTTTGTGGcgataattttgttttgttttccagTTGCTTCAA ATGCAGAAGGCGACGATGAAGATGGGCCATATAGGGGCAAATATCTCGGCAAGCTTAATTCATATCATCATCAAGTGTCCGGGGATGTCTATGCTGTTAATGAGTTTACCTTTCTTATAACTGGTTTCAATTATGATGGTAACGGAGCCGATACATTTTTTTGGTCCGGCGCTAGCAATCGTCCGGGTCCTCAAGGTTTTATTGTTCCGGATGAGTATGGCAA AACGAACATTTTAGATCGCTACCATAACAAAGATTTTACGCTCACGCTGCCAGATCGCAAAAAGATGACTGAAATCAAGTGGCTAGCAGTTTATGATCTCAATAATCAGAATAACTTTGGTGACGTTTACATTCCCGAGGACTTTGAACCGCCGACCACTCAAACTGGCGGAACCTTCTCTAAGCGCAGCCACAACGTCAGCAGTACTAGCATAGAGATTTTGGACTCGAAGACTATTCGCATCAAAGACTTCACGTACGATGGGCTCGGCAAGCGCACCTTCTTCTGGACAGGCGTGGGTGCACAGCCTTCGAGTCGAGGCAGCAAAATACCAGATGAGCGGGGCTA CCTCGATCCCATTCGTAAATATAACAAGGAAGTCATTGAACTGGAGTTACCGGGCGATAAGACAATCTTTGATATCGATTGGATTAGCGTCTACGATGTGGCAGACAATGAGAATTATGGCCATGTTTTAATAGCCGATGGCTTAAATGTGCCCCCATCGCTGGTGAAGATTACGCCCTACGAGTTCTCCTTGCCGAATTGCAGGCAACTGCACAAGGACTTACAGATTTCCTGGGAGGTTTTCGGTCCCCAAATCACGTTTCAACTGTCTGGTCAAGTTGCTAAAATGGACTACATGTCTTTTGGCATCTCAGGGTCAGATGTATCCAGTCAAATGATTGGCGCCGATGTTGTGGTGGCGTACTTAGATGACATCAGAGGTTACACTGTGGACTACAACATTACCTCGTTAGCCCCTTGTGTAAAGGTCTTGGGGCAGTATAAAGGCGTTTGTCGTGACGACGTAGTCGGTGGATTGGATAGTTTTCAATTGAATACGTATAGTCGCAAGGATGGCATCAATACTATTAGCTTTAGGCGTACTCTCAAATCAG ctGATGATGGGGACAAGGAGATATTCCTGGATCGAAGCAATTATGTTGTTTGGGCACTTGGTCAGCTGGACTCAAATAATGAACCTGCATTTCATACATATTATCCCAAAAGTGATATAATCATTGACTTCAATACTACGGAACCTGTTAATGATTGCTTTAGCTTCACCAAGCGTCTGGTAACACAAGTCCAGCTGTGGGAGCGCACAAGAATTACGGATCC CACGGTGCGCACTTTTAATGCCTATTTGGGGCCTTCTGGAGGAATGCGTGGATATCAGGGCCTCACAGGACATGTGTCCAGTGGTTTGGCGTGGTACATCAATGGACACATGATTCCCGAACTGTACTTAAAGCGTGGCCTGACCTACACCTTCCAGGTGCGCGGCGGCAATAATCCACACTCACCAGAGCACTACCATCCTTTGGTAATTACTGACGAACCTCAGGGAGGTTTCGATCGCTTATCGGATGCCAAGCAGAGTGAAATCAGAGTACTGGCAGGCGTTGAATTTACTCGTCGTGGACAACCGAAGCCCACAGCTGCGGGACCGCTCTGTTTGTCTCGCTATCCAGAAAACTATGATCGTCGGTTAGATGATAATTTTGCTACTTTTAAGAAGTTTAATCGTTCCTTGCTGAACACTTGCAGTAGCGAGCCACCTGCACTGCTTGAGATTACGCCTAACATCACATGGCCAGATACCGTGTACTACAATTCTTTCACTCATAGCAACATGGGCTGGAAAATCCATATTGTTGATAGTTATAGTAATCTGCGTAATACTTGTGAACGCACTTTCAGGGGTAGGACAATGTTAGCTACATTAATAGTTCCATCCTTGCTCTTGCTTCTAGCGAACCCATTGTCCTGGTACTGA
- the LOC132787388 gene encoding protein fem-1 homolog C — translation MNSRVEGTHQLQRRSSPSSMANERKQSSSKMEITKLNHELVEECKRSQEDSILSRHLRHELEKHPRESRREMVRKQRNGCAPLFIACKRGAVVIAEYLITICEADIEQRGHFEVPEDNSFHYVSPLWAAVVSGKLSMVKYLVRIGCDINATSDSGSTPVRSACYMTHTEIVKFLVENGADIKKPNINGGTCLINSVQSVQLCLYLVRKGADINARDIQDKTALHYAIQEHRLDTTRMLIEQGADPFAKSRYGDDALRTACLKGAHQIFDYLKKELNYSVERIAEAHELMGSTFLDEHNESRVCILHWRMAHHIRAAYTPYIEKKPKVPLRNAYENAVEFATLEELDNIATDMDAMRTQSLLICERVLGLTHKDMLFRLTFRGASYADSLQLQRCIDLWRFLLEVRVSNWSILHFETCFAAQALVRLMLDLHVRNSSHMRTDALARFMHQDNMLPRFEDVLGVFRTLAESAVEVKELLQVRPVFRRQHENYDRVLRCLAHLIYLLINTVHTDAQHKQIFQVVHRTVVVGNLRSASTADTLLHLGASRLNVIKSGYITEDNFADKTVFPNADVIKLLIECGIDVNTKNEAKSTPLHVACQPYNYDNEIVHLLLKCGADIDQPNRAEKRPYDSIASNPTNTIPLLNYVSLQCLCATVLSKHKIRYKDHLHKQLQLFVHNHEP, via the exons ATGAACTCCAGAGTTGAAGGCACACACCAGCTCCAGCGGCGCTCCAGCCCCAGCTCCATGGCCAACGAACGGAAACAGAGTAGCTCCAAGATGGAGATTACGAAGCTCAATCACGAGCTTGTCGAGGAATGTAAACGCAGTCAAGAGGATTCGATATTGTCTCGCCACTTACGCCACGAGCTTGAAAA ACATCCACGTGAATCGCGTCGAGAAATGGTTAGAAAGCAACGCAATGGCTGTGCGCCACTTTTCATTGCCTGCAAACGTGGCGCAGTTGTAATTGCTGAGTATCTCATAACCATTTGCGAGGCGGACATCGAGCAGCGCGGCCACTTCGAAGTGCCCGAGGACAATAGCTTTCACTATGTGTCGCCACTGTGGGCAGCTGTTGTCTCCGGCAAGTTGTCCATGGTCAAGTATCTGGTTCGCATTGGCTGCGACATTAATGCCACATCTGATTCAGGCTCCACGCCCGTGCGCAGTGCATGCTACATGACGCACACTGAAATTG TCAAGTTTCTTGTGGAGAACGGCGCGGACATAAAGAAGCCCAACATCAACGGCGGCACTTGTCTCATCAATTCAGTACAGTCTGTGCAGCTTTGCTTGTATCTGGTGCGCAAGGGCGCGGACATCAATGCTCGCGACATTCAGGATAAGACGGCGCTACATTACGCCATACAGGAGCATCGACTGGACACCACTCGCATGTTGATTGAACAAGGTGCTGATCCGTTTGCCAAAAGCCGCTATGGCGACGATGCCCTACGAACGGCATGCCTCAAAGGCGCTCATCAAATATTCGATTACTTGAAGAAAGAGTTAAACTATTCGGTGGAACGTATTGCAGAGGCACATGAACTAATGGGTTCTACTTTCTTGGACGAGCATAATGAGTCACGTGTCTGTATTCTGCATTGGCGCATGGCTCATCACATACGAGCTGCCTATACTCCTTACATCGAGAAGAAGCCAAAGGTGCCGCTACGGAATGCCTACGAAAATGCCGTGGAGTTCGCTACCCTAGAGGAGCTCGACAATATCGCCACAGATATGGATGCGATGCGTACGCAAAGCCTGTTAATTTGCGAGCGTGTTCTCGGGCTAACCCACAAGGATATGCTTTTTCGTCTGACCTTCCGAGGAGCTTCTTACGCCGACtcactgcagctgcagcgttGCATCGATCTTTGGCGCTTTTTATTAGAAGTACGAGTCTCCAATTGGTCCATTTTACACTTTGAGACATGCTTTGCGGCTCAGGCCTTGGTGCGTCTTATGCTGGATCTGCATGTACGTAACTCCAGCCATATGCGTACTGATGCCCTCGCCCGGTTCATGCATCAGGATAATATGTTACCCAGATTTGAAGATGTGCTTGGTGTATTTCGAACGCTCGCCGAGAGTGCCGTGGAGGTTAAGGAATTGCTGCAAGTGCGACCCGTCTTCCGACGCCAACATGAAAATTATGACCGAGTGCTGCGTTGCCTGGCGCATCTTATTTATCTGCTAATCAATACCGTCCACACAGATGCTCAGCACAAGCAGATTTTTCAGGTCGTTCACAGGACGGTCGTTGTAGGAAATCTACGCAGTGCCAGCACTGCCGACACTCTGCTCCACTTGGGTGCCTCGCGACTCAATGTGATTAAAAGCGGTTACATTACTGAAGACAATTTTGCCGAT AAGACTGTGTTCCCCAACGCGGATGTCATCAAGTTGCTTATTGAATGCGGTATTGATGTCAACACGAAAAATGAAGCCAAATCAACACcattgcatgttgcatgtcaACCTTACAACTACGACAATGAA ATTGTTCATCTGTTACTCAAGTGTGGCGCGGATATTGATCAGCCAAATCGGGCCGAGAAGCGTCCCTATGATTCCATTGCCTCCAATCCCACTAACACCATACCCCTGCTCAACTACGTATCATTGCAGTGCCTATGTGCGACGGTTCTTAGTAAGCATAAGATTCGCTACAAAGATCATCTGCATAAGCAGCTTCAGCTATTTGTACATAACCATGAGCCATAG